In one Macaca nemestrina isolate mMacNem1 chromosome 2, mMacNem.hap1, whole genome shotgun sequence genomic region, the following are encoded:
- the LOC105477768 gene encoding histone H1.8 isoform X1: protein MRRGLLTRPLNSKARGATGSFKLVPKHKRKIQPRKMAPPTAPRRVGEAKGKGPKKPSEAKEDPPNVDKVKKAPPKPGAATEKARKQGGAAKDTRPQPGEARKVPPKPDKAIREPSSAGGLSRKAKAKGSRSSQGDAEACRKTTTGSKSSKPTASKVKNGAASPTKKKVVAKAKAKAPKAGQGPNTKAVAPAKGSGSKVVPAHLSRKTEAPKGPRKAGLPIKASSSKVSSQRAEA, encoded by the exons ATGCGCCGTGGCCTTCTCACTAGGCCCCTCAACTCCAAAGCCAGGGGGGCCACTGGCAGCTTCAAA TTAGTTCCCAAGCACAAGAGGAAAATCCAGCCCAGGAAGATGGCCCCCCCGACGGCCCCCAGGAGAGTGGGCGAGGCCAAGGGGAAGGGCCCCAAGAAACCAAGTGAGGCCAAGGAGGACCCTCCCAACGTCGACAAGGTGAAGAAGGCTCCTCCCAAGCCAGGTGCAGCCACAGAGAAGGCCCGCAAGCAAGGCGGCGCGGCCAAGGACACCAGGCCACAGCCGGGCGAGGCTAGGAAGGTGCCCCCCAAGCCAGACAAGGCCATACGGGAACCTTCCAGTGCCGGCGGGCTCAGCAGGAAGGCAAAGGCCAAAGGCAGCAGGAGCAGCCAAG GAGATGCTGAGGCCTGCAGGAAAACCACCACTGGGAGTAAGAGTTCAAAACCCACGGCCAGCAAG GTCAAGAATGGTGCTGCTTCCCCGACCAAAAAGAAGGTGGTGgccaaggccaaggccaaggccCCTAAAGCTGGGCAGGGGCCAAACACCAAGGCTGTTGCTCCTGCTAAGGGCAGTGGGTCCAAGGTGGTACCTGCACACTTGTCCAGGAAGACAGAGGCCCCCAAGGGCCCGAGAAAGGCTGGGCTGCCCATCAAGGCCTCATCATCCAAAGTGTCCAGCCAGAGGGCTGAAGCTTAG
- the LOC105477768 gene encoding histone H1.8 isoform X2 — MAPPTAPRRVGEAKGKGPKKPSEAKEDPPNVDKVKKAPPKPGAATEKARKQGGAAKDTRPQPGEARKVPPKPDKAIREPSSAGGLSRKAKAKGSRSSQGDAEACRKTTTGSKSSKPTASKVKNGAASPTKKKVVAKAKAKAPKAGQGPNTKAVAPAKGSGSKVVPAHLSRKTEAPKGPRKAGLPIKASSSKVSSQRAEA; from the exons ATGGCCCCCCCGACGGCCCCCAGGAGAGTGGGCGAGGCCAAGGGGAAGGGCCCCAAGAAACCAAGTGAGGCCAAGGAGGACCCTCCCAACGTCGACAAGGTGAAGAAGGCTCCTCCCAAGCCAGGTGCAGCCACAGAGAAGGCCCGCAAGCAAGGCGGCGCGGCCAAGGACACCAGGCCACAGCCGGGCGAGGCTAGGAAGGTGCCCCCCAAGCCAGACAAGGCCATACGGGAACCTTCCAGTGCCGGCGGGCTCAGCAGGAAGGCAAAGGCCAAAGGCAGCAGGAGCAGCCAAG GAGATGCTGAGGCCTGCAGGAAAACCACCACTGGGAGTAAGAGTTCAAAACCCACGGCCAGCAAG GTCAAGAATGGTGCTGCTTCCCCGACCAAAAAGAAGGTGGTGgccaaggccaaggccaaggccCCTAAAGCTGGGCAGGGGCCAAACACCAAGGCTGTTGCTCCTGCTAAGGGCAGTGGGTCCAAGGTGGTACCTGCACACTTGTCCAGGAAGACAGAGGCCCCCAAGGGCCCGAGAAAGGCTGGGCTGCCCATCAAGGCCTCATCATCCAAAGTGTCCAGCCAGAGGGCTGAAGCTTAG